The Caldisericum sp. genome contains a region encoding:
- a CDS encoding DUF1648 domain-containing protein, with the protein MEGLKGEKKLSSSGKVFIFIAFAILLVTFALSIFFYPRLPQVIATHWNAFGEVDGFMQKSWGVFTLPIFSSAITLFFILVPKIFRTKESEKFREIYSHQFNSCCLHLCTFLHTILTEYSICCIV; encoded by the coding sequence ATGGAAGGACTCAAGGGGGAGAAAAAGTTATCGAGTTCAGGAAAAGTCTTTATTTTTATTGCTTTTGCAATTCTCCTTGTAACATTTGCTTTGAGTATTTTCTTTTATCCCCGTCTTCCTCAGGTTATTGCAACGCACTGGAATGCATTCGGCGAAGTTGATGGTTTTATGCAAAAGTCCTGGGGTGTATTTACCCTGCCTATTTTTTCCTCTGCCATAACTTTGTTTTTTATTCTTGTGCCAAAAATTTTCAGGACGAAAGAAAGTGAAAAATTCAGGGAAATATATAGTCACCAATTCAATTCATGCTGTTTACACTTGTGCACATTTCTTCATACCATCTTGACAGAATACTCAATTTGCTGTATAGTGTAA
- a CDS encoding WG repeat-containing protein, giving the protein MNAKRLVSLLVLVVLIFTSCGAKESKGAYSNESLKYLPQLIPYRAGEYWGYCNKDKHIIVQPKYSEAYLLSEGLAAVNLNGKWGYIDEKGNTVIQPKFGMAGNFHEGLAYVSIGNKYGYIDAKGKLVINPMFDSAWDFHNGIAMVSMNIPKVGTKYGYIDKTGKYIVEPKFDYGYDFNGSFAVVMSGWKQGVINKYGKIIVPTKYDQVFIVENTLGLFAVRSGDKYGLFDAKGKMVLSIKYDYIGNFVDGLAPTGLNGKWGYINTKGQVAIPFTFDGAEDFHEGLASVSVKGNYGYIDEKGRFIIKPAYKCSYMFSEGLAAVQDKSGKWGYINKSGTVVIKPVYDEANNFSEGLAYVKAGGTQKFIDKNGNTAFVIPASFDKLGYVISYPYFVNGLITVVLPQGAGVSKTIGYMDGRGTQYWEEKK; this is encoded by the coding sequence ATGAATGCAAAAAGGTTAGTTTCGTTGTTAGTCCTTGTTGTATTGATTTTTACTTCGTGCGGGGCAAAAGAAAGCAAAGGGGCTTATTCGAATGAAAGCCTTAAATACCTTCCGCAACTTATTCCTTATAGAGCAGGAGAATATTGGGGATACTGTAACAAAGATAAGCATATCATCGTCCAGCCAAAATATTCTGAAGCCTATCTTCTAAGTGAAGGTCTTGCAGCAGTTAATCTTAACGGAAAATGGGGATACATAGACGAAAAAGGGAATACTGTTATACAGCCCAAATTTGGTATGGCAGGGAATTTTCACGAAGGGCTTGCCTATGTCAGTATCGGAAACAAGTATGGTTATATAGATGCAAAAGGGAAATTAGTTATAAATCCTATGTTTGATAGTGCCTGGGATTTCCATAATGGCATTGCAATGGTTTCAATGAACATCCCGAAGGTTGGCACTAAATACGGATATATAGATAAAACTGGAAAATACATAGTAGAACCTAAGTTTGACTATGGATATGATTTTAACGGTAGTTTTGCAGTTGTAATGTCCGGGTGGAAACAAGGCGTTATCAATAAGTATGGAAAGATAATTGTCCCAACCAAATATGACCAAGTGTTTATAGTAGAGAATACGCTGGGTTTATTTGCAGTTAGGTCGGGTGATAAGTATGGTTTATTTGATGCGAAGGGTAAAATGGTTCTTTCGATAAAATATGACTATATTGGGAACTTTGTGGATGGACTTGCTCCAACGGGTCTGAACGGCAAATGGGGATATATAAATACAAAAGGGCAAGTTGCTATTCCTTTCACATTTGATGGTGCGGAGGATTTTCATGAAGGGCTTGCTTCGGTATCTGTCAAGGGTAACTATGGATATATTGACGAGAAAGGTAGGTTTATTATAAAGCCTGCATATAAATGCTCTTATATGTTTAGTGAAGGGCTTGCCGCAGTTCAGGATAAGAGTGGCAAATGGGGTTACATAAATAAAAGTGGTACAGTTGTGATCAAGCCTGTTTACGATGAAGCAAACAATTTTTCGGAGGGTCTTGCTTATGTAAAAGCAGGGGGAACTCAAAAATTTATCGACAAGAATGGGAATACAGCATTTGTAATACCAGCATCTTTTGACAAACTCGGTTATGTAATTTCGTATCCATATTTTGTAAATGGTTTGATAACAGTTGTCTTACCACAAGGCGCAGGTGTTTCTAAGACCATTGGTTATATGGATGGCAGAGGGACGCAATACTGGGAAGAGAAGAAATAG